One Nonomuraea angiospora DNA segment encodes these proteins:
- a CDS encoding ABC transporter permease translates to MNREQVSRILQQHGAMMVLGLLVIVGSLAFDSFATPENAASVVVSSSFLAIIAIGMTFVIISGGIDLSVGSLFVLGGVLAAYGSQYGLIVALLLPLAVCGVVGLLQGLVIARTGMAPFIVTLAGLLGVRGLMLAISNEGATTYLVKNRAFATLGQGELLGLSYPVHITIVLALLAMVLLQRTGFGQNVYAIGGNEQAAAFMGVPVVRTKVYVYVMSALLAGLAGALNAARLSSGVTILGIGLELDAIAAVVIGGTLLTGGAGGITGTVAGVLLLGVIQSLINQVGSLTSAFQQVVSGMFLALVVVAQRLLSKAQRLT, encoded by the coding sequence ATGAACCGTGAACAGGTGAGCCGCATCCTCCAGCAGCACGGCGCCATGATGGTGCTCGGCCTGCTGGTGATCGTGGGCAGCCTGGCGTTCGACTCGTTCGCCACGCCGGAGAACGCCGCCAGCGTCGTCGTGTCCTCGTCCTTCCTGGCGATCATCGCGATCGGGATGACGTTCGTCATCATCAGCGGCGGGATCGACCTGTCGGTGGGCTCGCTGTTCGTGCTCGGCGGCGTGCTGGCCGCGTACGGGTCGCAATACGGGCTGATCGTGGCGCTGCTGCTGCCCCTGGCCGTGTGCGGGGTGGTCGGCCTGCTCCAGGGCCTGGTCATCGCGCGTACGGGGATGGCGCCGTTCATCGTGACCCTGGCGGGGCTGCTCGGCGTGCGCGGGCTGATGCTGGCGATCTCGAACGAGGGCGCCACCACCTATCTCGTGAAAAATCGGGCCTTCGCCACCCTCGGCCAGGGCGAGCTCCTCGGCCTGTCGTACCCCGTCCACATCACGATCGTCCTGGCCCTGCTGGCGATGGTCCTGCTGCAACGCACCGGCTTCGGCCAGAACGTCTACGCCATCGGCGGCAACGAACAGGCGGCGGCCTTCATGGGCGTCCCGGTCGTGCGCACGAAGGTCTACGTGTACGTGATGTCCGCCCTCCTCGCGGGCCTGGCTGGGGCGTTGAACGCCGCCCGGCTCTCCTCCGGGGTGACGATCCTCGGCATCGGCCTCGAACTGGACGCCATCGCGGCCGTGGTGATCGGCGGCACGTTGCTGACCGGGGGAGCGGGCGGCATCACCGGGACCGTGGCCGGCGTGCTGCTGCTCGGCGTCATCCAGAGCCTGATCAACCAGGTCGGGAGCCTGACGTCGGCGTTCCAGCAGGTGGTGAGCGGGATGTTCCTGGCGCTGGTCGTGGTGGCGCAGCGGCTGCTGAGCAAGGCGCAGCGGCTGACGTGA
- a CDS encoding ABC transporter permease: MAELTVQGRVAVLKPRVFAWVQDYGVYAAVLALLLFNVLFTPHFLDAANFRTQLVQVTPIVIVSLGMALVIGTQGIDLSVGSVMALAAALVVLYLGYGWLPALIVAVAGGAVVGAAGGALVAYVGVQPIVATLALLVGVRGLANVLVPQLVEFRNPDLIALGSSSVAGIPVIVLIAAALTVVVLFVVRRTTFGRQVVAIGGNRSASELSGLPVKRVLLTVYVISGLLAALAGVLATARLQASDPTSLGLFIELSAITAVVVGGTPLTGGRIRVLSTVMGALLMQLLSATLIKHNLPQSWTQMVQAVIILAAVYATRERR, from the coding sequence ATGGCTGAGCTCACCGTGCAGGGGCGCGTCGCGGTGCTCAAACCGCGCGTGTTCGCCTGGGTCCAGGACTACGGCGTGTACGCGGCGGTGCTGGCGCTGCTGCTGTTCAACGTGCTGTTCACCCCGCACTTCCTGGACGCGGCGAACTTCCGCACCCAGCTCGTCCAGGTCACCCCCATCGTGATCGTATCCCTCGGGATGGCGCTGGTGATCGGCACCCAGGGCATCGACCTGTCGGTCGGCTCGGTGATGGCGCTCGCGGCCGCGCTGGTCGTGCTCTATCTCGGGTACGGCTGGCTGCCCGCGCTGATCGTGGCCGTGGCCGGAGGCGCCGTGGTCGGGGCGGCGGGTGGGGCGCTGGTGGCGTACGTCGGAGTGCAGCCGATCGTGGCCACCCTGGCGCTGCTGGTCGGTGTACGCGGCCTGGCGAACGTCCTGGTGCCGCAGCTCGTCGAGTTCCGCAACCCGGACCTGATCGCGCTCGGCAGCAGCTCGGTCGCCGGGATCCCGGTCATCGTGCTCATCGCGGCGGCGCTGACGGTGGTCGTGCTGTTCGTGGTGCGGCGGACCACGTTCGGGCGGCAGGTGGTGGCGATCGGCGGCAACCGGTCGGCCAGCGAGCTGTCCGGGCTGCCGGTCAAACGCGTGCTCCTGACCGTCTACGTGATCTCGGGGCTGCTGGCGGCGCTGGCCGGGGTGCTGGCCACGGCCCGGCTGCAGGCCAGCGACCCCACCTCGCTCGGGCTCTTCATCGAGCTGTCGGCGATCACGGCGGTCGTGGTCGGCGGCACCCCGCTGACCGGCGGCCGCATCAGGGTGCTGAGCACGGTCATGGGCGCGCTGCTCATGCAACTGCTGTCGGCCACGCTGATCAAGCACAACCTGCCGCAGTCGTGGACCCAGATGGTCCAGGCGGTCATCATCCTGGCCGCCGTCTACGCCACCCGGGAGCGCCGATGA
- a CDS encoding pirin family protein, with amino-acid sequence MSNLELDPQEIRCGAEAGADGEALMGREVPLGGPRAMTVSRTLPGVHRRLIGAWCFVDAYGPQRATMRVPPHPHTGLQTVSWLVEGEVLHRDSLGSLQEIRPGQLNLMTAGRGISHSEESPETVLHGVQLWVALPGEHRQTGPAFEHHPALPVLAGPGFEAIVAMGSLGGVESPATAFSPLVGAEITVDGTCEVPLSPGFEHGVLLLDGAVERLEAGPLVYLPPGRSALRLSGRGRVLLIGGEPFGEEIVMWWNFVGRSHDEIAAFRKDWMEGEGFGAVEGFDGAPLPAPVLPTTRLKPRGRVRQPFRNV; translated from the coding sequence GTGAGCAACCTGGAGCTTGACCCGCAGGAGATCCGCTGCGGCGCCGAGGCGGGCGCGGACGGCGAGGCGCTGATGGGACGCGAGGTGCCGCTGGGCGGGCCTCGCGCGATGACGGTGAGCAGGACGCTGCCGGGTGTGCACCGGCGCCTGATCGGCGCATGGTGCTTCGTGGACGCCTACGGGCCGCAGCGCGCCACGATGCGGGTGCCGCCGCACCCGCACACCGGGCTGCAGACGGTGAGCTGGCTGGTCGAGGGCGAGGTGCTGCACCGCGACAGCCTGGGCAGCCTGCAGGAGATCCGCCCCGGCCAGCTCAACCTGATGACCGCCGGCCGGGGCATCTCCCATTCGGAGGAGTCGCCGGAGACGGTGCTGCACGGGGTGCAGCTGTGGGTGGCGCTGCCCGGCGAGCACCGGCAAACCGGGCCCGCGTTCGAACACCATCCGGCGCTGCCCGTGCTCGCGGGGCCCGGGTTCGAGGCGATCGTCGCCATGGGGTCGCTCGGCGGGGTCGAATCGCCCGCCACCGCGTTCAGCCCGCTGGTGGGGGCCGAGATCACGGTGGACGGCACGTGCGAGGTGCCGCTCTCGCCCGGGTTCGAGCACGGCGTGCTGCTGCTCGACGGCGCGGTCGAGCGGCTGGAGGCGGGGCCGCTGGTTTACCTGCCGCCGGGGCGCTCCGCGCTGCGGCTGTCGGGGCGCGGCCGGGTCCTGCTGATCGGCGGCGAACCCTTCGGCGAGGAGATCGTCATGTGGTGGAACTTCGTCGGCCGCTCCCACGACGAGATCGCCGCGTTCCGCAAGGACTGGATGGAGGGCGAGGGGTTCGGCGCCGTCGAGGGGTTCGACGGGGCGCCGCTCCCCGCGCCCGTCCTGCCCACCACGCGGCTGAAGCCGCGCGGCCGGGTGCGTCAGCCCTTCCGTAACGTGTAG
- a CDS encoding serine/threonine protein kinase, whose translation MPPITELRAGDPSGLGGYEIRGRLGEGVQGVVYLGVDERGRQAAVKWLRPELAGHGAAAERFAREVAAARRVAPFCTAKVLDSGVHEDRPYIVSEYVDGPALERAVREEGPRTGPALHRLAIGTATALAAIHQAGIVHRDFNPGNVLLGSEGPRVIGFGIARALDVSSGDTTVPVGDSAFPAPEQLLGDPAGPAADLFAWACTIVFAASGAGPFAAGNLPATVQRVLNAEPDLGRLTGTLRDLVAACLSKDPARRPTAEQVIHRLLEHPTSNPDVLHQAAATFGATPPTSGPSPAAGAPPDGGGSPVGGAASPGGGSPAGGWSQAGGAASPGGASSASGEVPRGGAGSAGGEMPRGGAGSAGGEMPRGGAGSAGGEVPRSGDGSAGGGVLSGAEPVGSGGSGGGGSAWRAPGGDRAGGSGPQAWAGQPPYSQPPYPPPHPPVPPAPGQYRPLGGEQPPPPAVRPGFEPPAPFQHPGTPPRGIPYGGPPPPPTGGNRRNWLIGGAIAGVALVAAIAIVVVTVINLPPKPQALPTPVPANTTTSPTASPVPTANLTPVRLPDTDATVYESPDDPVRLTTYMVRDAKSKDWVYYARDSLTGGFTKYRDQWESMLSPDGRYLAQRGKSFTDHYDSVVITDKTTGERFSVRTSRQPLSAYLQAWSRDSTRVLVNVGNPVKDTWQSTGFAIVDVTTRKAKVASLRESSLKNVRYGFDDTDTGVVAMSVDAQQQALRFFDASGLRVRRIPNVGAGIADELFSPSGGRFVTNCPGLQSGNNCVYDSRTGAEVKRIESACGGLAAWFDDDHLFCWVRPDAASGRQQVQVIDFTGTMVRLLAEIPTRGDDLEVVYTLRKG comes from the coding sequence ATGCCGCCGATAACTGAACTCAGAGCAGGAGATCCCTCCGGTCTCGGAGGCTACGAGATCCGGGGACGGCTGGGAGAAGGCGTTCAGGGTGTCGTCTATCTGGGCGTCGACGAGCGGGGGAGGCAGGCGGCCGTCAAATGGCTGCGGCCTGAGCTGGCGGGTCACGGGGCGGCGGCGGAGCGGTTCGCCAGGGAGGTGGCGGCGGCGCGGCGGGTGGCGCCGTTCTGCACCGCGAAGGTGCTGGACAGCGGCGTCCACGAGGACCGCCCGTACATCGTCAGCGAGTACGTGGACGGCCCGGCTCTGGAGCGCGCGGTGCGTGAAGAGGGACCGCGAACGGGGCCCGCGCTGCACCGGCTGGCCATCGGCACCGCCACCGCCCTCGCCGCCATCCACCAGGCCGGCATCGTGCACCGCGACTTCAACCCCGGCAACGTGCTGCTGGGCAGCGAGGGGCCAAGGGTGATCGGGTTCGGCATCGCCAGGGCGCTCGACGTGAGCTCCGGCGACACGACCGTGCCCGTGGGGGATTCGGCGTTCCCGGCGCCCGAGCAGCTCCTCGGGGATCCCGCCGGGCCGGCGGCCGACCTGTTCGCCTGGGCGTGCACCATCGTCTTCGCGGCCTCCGGCGCGGGGCCGTTCGCGGCCGGCAACCTGCCCGCGACCGTGCAGCGCGTCCTCAACGCCGAGCCGGACCTGGGGCGGTTGACGGGCACGTTACGCGATCTGGTCGCGGCCTGCCTGTCCAAGGACCCCGCCCGCCGGCCGACTGCCGAGCAGGTGATCCACCGCCTCCTGGAGCACCCGACCTCGAACCCGGACGTCCTCCACCAGGCCGCCGCCACCTTCGGCGCGACCCCTCCGACGAGCGGGCCTTCTCCGGCGGCCGGTGCCCCTCCGGATGGTGGGGGTTCGCCAGTGGGCGGCGCCGCTTCGCCGGGTGGCGGTTCTCCGGCGGGTGGGTGGTCGCAGGCAGGCGGGGCGGCTTCGCCTGGCGGTGCCAGCTCGGCGAGTGGTGAGGTGCCGCGTGGTGGTGCGGGCTCGGCGGGTGGCGAAATGCCGCGTGGTGGTGCCGGCTCGGCGGGTGGCGAAATGCCGCGTGGTGGTGCGGGCTCGGCGGGTGGCGAGGTGCCGCGTAGCGGTGACGGCTCGGCTGGTGGCGGGGTGCTGTCCGGTGCGGAGCCGGTGGGAAGCGGGGGCTCGGGGGGTGGGGGGTCAGCGTGGCGGGCGCCGGGCGGTGATCGGGCCGGTGGGTCCGGGCCGCAGGCGTGGGCCGGGCAACCGCCATATTCCCAGCCGCCGTATCCCCCGCCGCACCCGCCGGTCCCGCCGGCTCCGGGGCAGTATCGGCCGTTGGGCGGAGAGCAGCCGCCGCCGCCCGCCGTCCGCCCGGGTTTCGAGCCGCCCGCTCCCTTCCAGCACCCAGGCACACCCCCCAGAGGCATCCCGTACGGCGGCCCGCCCCCACCCCCGACCGGCGGCAACCGGAGGAACTGGTTGATCGGCGGCGCCATCGCGGGCGTGGCGCTGGTGGCGGCGATCGCCATCGTCGTCGTGACCGTCATCAACCTGCCGCCCAAGCCGCAGGCGCTCCCCACACCCGTTCCGGCGAACACCACGACGAGCCCCACCGCGTCCCCCGTCCCGACCGCGAACCTCACCCCGGTCCGGCTCCCCGACACCGACGCCACCGTGTACGAGAGCCCGGACGACCCGGTCAGGCTGACGACGTACATGGTCAGGGACGCCAAGTCCAAGGACTGGGTGTACTACGCCCGCGACTCCCTGACGGGAGGTTTCACGAAATATCGGGACCAGTGGGAGAGCATGCTCTCCCCGGACGGCCGCTACCTCGCCCAGCGCGGCAAGAGCTTCACCGACCACTACGACTCCGTGGTGATCACCGACAAGACGACGGGCGAGCGGTTCTCGGTCAGGACCTCGCGGCAGCCGCTCAGCGCGTACCTCCAGGCCTGGTCCCGCGACAGCACCCGCGTGCTGGTCAACGTCGGCAACCCCGTCAAGGACACCTGGCAGTCGACCGGCTTCGCCATCGTGGACGTGACCACCAGGAAGGCCAAGGTCGCCTCCCTCAGGGAGAGCTCGCTGAAGAACGTCAGGTACGGCTTCGACGACACCGACACCGGCGTGGTCGCCATGTCGGTCGACGCCCAGCAGCAGGCCCTGCGCTTCTTCGACGCGAGCGGCCTGCGCGTCCGCCGCATCCCGAACGTGGGCGCCGGCATCGCCGACGAGCTGTTCTCGCCGTCGGGCGGGCGGTTCGTCACGAACTGCCCGGGCCTGCAGAGCGGCAACAACTGCGTGTACGACAGCCGGACCGGCGCCGAGGTGAAGCGGATCGAGTCGGCCTGCGGCGGCCTGGCCGCCTGGTTCGACGACGATCACCTGTTCTGCTGGGTGCGCCCGGACGCCGCCTCCGGCCGGCAGCAGGTGCAGGTGATCGACTTCACCGGGACGATGGTGCGCCTCCTGGCCGAGATCCCGACCAGGGGCGACGACCTCGAGGTCGTCTACACGTTACGGAAGGGCTGA
- a CDS encoding DUF3152 domain-containing protein, with protein sequence MPLLALLMLLLLMTSCASAPVPAPAPPPPPRPPRPSPTPRKRPPAKEVWVPYAASGRYDVVPGGAPARPGSGEVVRYLVEVEAGLPFEPAVFAADVHRVLNDVRGWARFERVDHGPVQVRVALSSPLLTTLQCEPLRTGGELSCWNGTRSVINALRWAKGVPQYRGDLAAYRAYLISHEVGHGLGHGHEPCPGPGRLAPVMTQQSKSLDRCRPNPWPFPDRGREPGCGDTPPDDGRGCREARG encoded by the coding sequence TTGCCGCTGCTCGCACTCTTGATGCTGCTCCTGCTGATGACGTCCTGCGCCTCCGCGCCCGTGCCCGCACCCGCGCCCCCGCCCCCGCCGCGCCCGCCCCGGCCTTCCCCCACGCCGAGGAAGCGGCCGCCCGCCAAGGAGGTGTGGGTCCCGTACGCCGCCTCTGGCCGGTACGACGTCGTGCCCGGCGGCGCGCCCGCGCGGCCGGGGTCCGGGGAGGTGGTGCGGTATCTGGTGGAGGTGGAGGCCGGCCTGCCGTTCGAGCCGGCCGTGTTCGCCGCCGACGTGCATCGGGTGCTCAACGACGTACGCGGCTGGGCGCGCTTCGAACGCGTCGACCACGGCCCGGTGCAGGTCCGCGTCGCCCTGTCGAGTCCCTTGCTCACGACCCTCCAGTGCGAGCCCCTGCGCACCGGGGGCGAGCTGTCCTGCTGGAACGGCACCCGCTCGGTCATCAACGCCCTGCGCTGGGCGAAGGGCGTCCCGCAGTACCGCGGCGACCTGGCCGCGTACCGGGCCTATCTGATCAGCCACGAGGTCGGGCACGGCCTGGGGCACGGCCACGAGCCCTGTCCCGGGCCGGGGCGGCTCGCCCCCGTCATGACCCAGCAGTCGAAGTCGCTGGACCGCTGCCGCCCCAATCCGTGGCCCTTCCCCGACCGGGGCCGTGAACCCGGGTGCGGCGACACCCCGCCTGATGACGGCAGGGGCTGCCGCGAGGCGCGAGGATGA
- a CDS encoding NAD(P)/FAD-dependent oxidoreductase, whose translation MRVVVIGSGIVGAGAAYYLSRRGAAVTVVDGGYPGEATQAGAGIVCPWVDHPEDDDWYQLTREGTRRYPGLVEALGEDIGYAKVGALLVAADPADLEPVRALLRRRHAGAPEMGDVVDVATPSELFPPLSDDLSAILVPGAARVDGCSVRDELLRAAVAQGAEVRVGAARLTPGGEVFMHALAGEAASEGEPWIPAHSAAGVPEEPLDQGGSWRQGAPTARAAEPPVPMGARRFAGEGEPLDADMVIVAAGAWTGEVCRPLGVELPVFPRRGQIMHVTLEGVDTAWWPIVLPRVGPYLLGFPDSRVVIGATVEDVGFAPRVTLGGLDEVIQAGLRVAPGLFNATVAETRVGLRPVYAPGSPLIGPLTGRVVVATGLSAYGLTAGPFTGEIAAALALGEEPPIDITPYAPAVG comes from the coding sequence ATGCGTGTTGTGGTGATCGGGAGCGGCATCGTCGGGGCCGGCGCGGCCTACTACCTGAGCCGGCGGGGCGCCGCGGTGACCGTGGTGGACGGCGGATATCCGGGCGAGGCCACCCAGGCGGGGGCCGGCATCGTGTGCCCGTGGGTGGACCACCCGGAGGACGACGACTGGTACCAGCTGACCCGCGAGGGCACCCGCCGCTACCCGGGGCTGGTGGAGGCGCTGGGCGAGGACATCGGCTACGCAAAGGTGGGCGCGCTGCTGGTCGCCGCGGATCCGGCCGACCTGGAGCCGGTGCGCGCCCTGCTGCGCCGCCGGCACGCCGGCGCGCCCGAGATGGGCGACGTCGTCGACGTGGCGACCCCGTCCGAGCTGTTCCCGCCGCTGTCCGACGACCTGAGCGCCATCCTCGTGCCGGGCGCGGCGCGCGTGGACGGCTGCTCGGTCCGCGACGAGCTCCTGCGGGCCGCCGTGGCGCAGGGGGCGGAGGTCCGCGTGGGCGCCGCGCGGCTCACCCCGGGCGGCGAGGTGTTCATGCACGCCCTGGCCGGCGAGGCGGCCTCCGAGGGCGAGCCGTGGATCCCGGCCCATTCGGCCGCGGGCGTGCCCGAGGAGCCCCTCGACCAGGGCGGTTCCTGGCGGCAGGGGGCGCCCACCGCGCGGGCGGCCGAGCCTCCCGTGCCGATGGGGGCGCGCAGGTTCGCCGGCGAGGGCGAGCCGCTCGACGCCGACATGGTGATCGTGGCCGCCGGGGCCTGGACGGGCGAGGTGTGCCGGCCCCTGGGCGTGGAGCTGCCGGTGTTCCCCCGGCGGGGGCAGATCATGCACGTGACGCTGGAGGGCGTGGACACCGCGTGGTGGCCGATCGTGCTGCCGAGGGTGGGCCCGTACCTGCTGGGCTTCCCCGACTCCCGCGTCGTGATCGGGGCGACCGTGGAGGACGTGGGGTTCGCCCCGCGGGTCACGCTGGGCGGGCTGGACGAGGTGATCCAGGCGGGGCTGCGGGTGGCGCCCGGGCTGTTCAACGCGACCGTCGCGGAGACCAGGGTCGGCCTGCGCCCCGTGTACGCCCCCGGCTCGCCCCTCATCGGGCCGCTGACCGGGCGCGTGGTGGTGGCGACGGGCCTGAGCGCCTACGGGCTGACGGCGGGCCCGTTCACCGGCGAGATCGCCGCCGCGCTCGCCCTCGGCGAGGAGCCGCCCATCGACATCACGCCCTACGCGCCCGCCGTCGGATAA
- a CDS encoding MBL fold metallo-hydrolase, producing MAGMRTARRVLAGGVALAAAGWALREVPAELGVRPLTSGPDRAARMRRSPQFRDGTFFNPMPEPTTMMTAPPAGLLGELAKNKEQRRPAGPIPLRVPPSTPPPADGLRVIWYGHASTLVEIEGRRVLFDPVWSKRPSPSQFVGPKRHHPMPVELGELPMVDAIAISHDHYDHLDLATVRTLIRTQKAPFLVPLGIGAHLERWGVPAFRIIELDWEEEAQVAGLRFVATAARHFSGRAFTRNDTLWGSWVVAGANKRVFYAGDSGYFEGYRGIGSAHGPFDLTLMPIGAYSPAWPDIHMNPEEAVNAHLDLGGSLLLPVHWATFTLALHPWSEPVERLWRESKARDVKIVVPRPGEAVDTSAAQVVEGWWELLG from the coding sequence ATGGCAGGAATGCGTACGGCACGGCGGGTCCTCGCGGGCGGCGTGGCCCTGGCGGCTGCGGGCTGGGCGTTGCGCGAGGTCCCCGCCGAGCTGGGCGTACGGCCTCTGACGTCGGGGCCGGACCGGGCGGCGCGGATGCGGCGCTCGCCGCAGTTCAGGGACGGCACGTTCTTCAACCCGATGCCGGAGCCGACCACCATGATGACGGCCCCGCCCGCCGGCCTGCTCGGCGAGCTGGCCAAGAACAAGGAGCAGCGCCGCCCCGCGGGCCCCATCCCGCTGCGCGTCCCGCCGTCCACCCCGCCGCCCGCCGACGGCCTGCGCGTGATCTGGTACGGCCACGCCTCGACGCTGGTGGAGATCGAGGGCAGGCGGGTGCTGTTCGACCCGGTGTGGAGCAAGCGGCCCTCCCCTTCGCAGTTCGTCGGCCCCAAGCGGCACCACCCGATGCCCGTCGAGCTCGGCGAGCTGCCGATGGTCGACGCCATCGCGATCTCGCACGACCACTACGACCACCTCGACCTGGCGACCGTGCGCACGCTGATCAGGACGCAGAAGGCCCCGTTCCTGGTGCCGCTGGGCATCGGGGCGCACCTGGAGCGGTGGGGCGTGCCGGCGTTCCGGATCATCGAGCTCGACTGGGAGGAGGAGGCCCAGGTGGCGGGGCTGCGTTTCGTCGCCACGGCGGCCCGGCACTTCTCCGGCCGGGCCTTCACCCGTAACGACACCCTGTGGGGATCCTGGGTGGTGGCCGGGGCGAACAAGCGGGTCTTCTACGCGGGCGACTCCGGATACTTCGAGGGCTACCGGGGCATCGGGTCGGCGCACGGGCCGTTCGACCTGACGCTGATGCCGATCGGCGCCTACAGCCCCGCCTGGCCCGACATCCACATGAACCCGGAGGAGGCCGTCAACGCCCATCTCGACCTCGGCGGGTCGCTGCTGCTCCCCGTCCACTGGGCGACCTTCACGCTGGCCCTGCACCCGTGGTCGGAGCCGGTCGAGCGGCTGTGGCGCGAGTCCAAGGCCCGCGATGTCAAGATCGTCGTCCCCCGGCCCGGCGAGGCCGTGGACACCTCCGCCGCCCAGGTGGTGGAGGGCTGGTGGGAGCTCCTCGGGTGA